The Crocosphaera subtropica ATCC 51142 genome includes a window with the following:
- a CDS encoding photosystem II protein, Psb35-related, translated as MLTLVISLLIVGWVAAAVIGTQAYFRGEQTKTIHERNWNSESFEKIAKSVTGKEIDSDRVPAFEVDAYGSNNLAQ; from the coding sequence ATGTTAACTCTTGTTATTTCCTTACTAATCGTCGGTTGGGTAGCTGCTGCTGTCATCGGGACACAAGCTTACTTTCGAGGTGAGCAGACGAAAACCATTCACGAAAGAAACTGGAACTCTGAGTCCTTTGAAAAAATAGCGAAATCGGTAACAGGGAAAGAGATAGATAGCGATCGGGTTCCTGCGTTTGAAGTGGATGCTTACGGCAGTAATAACCTAGCTCAATAG
- a CDS encoding ankyrin repeat domain-containing protein, which yields MVSPLDFQLVNAARQGDCQTVETLLGQGAHVNGTDLQNTSALMYAAQRGHREVVQCLLSAGANVNQQRPFSGLTALMFAVAANRVEIVQDLIIAQAQVNQTNDDGNTALMIAAYKGHTNIVTQLMAAGADIHHPNKQGDTALTLAIKGDHPEVIDLLPQTEIELTHRQALVFAIRCGSLRVFQALLTPKTDINTPDAEGETLLSLAASDGQTAIIQALLAAGADVNQRDEEGETPLHYATVEGHLEPVKALLAAGASVHLANQFGDTPLILAVVQGYREIVQELLQYGADPNRKNYGETPLTLAIAHGNLDIIEALLNGGADPNTRLPNGRTGLMKAADEGNLTLLRLLLRAGANIALKDQTGATALMWGSHRGYVNVVKVLLDAGNVNLDEKNNSGYTALSLAEYNNYPDVIELLKKAGAS from the coding sequence ATGGTTTCACCGCTTGATTTCCAATTGGTTAATGCAGCCCGACAAGGAGACTGTCAAACCGTAGAAACCTTATTAGGACAAGGAGCCCATGTAAATGGTACCGATTTACAAAATACCAGTGCCTTGATGTATGCAGCGCAAAGAGGACATCGAGAGGTTGTACAGTGCTTATTATCGGCAGGAGCAAACGTTAATCAACAACGACCCTTTTCTGGTTTAACCGCTTTAATGTTTGCGGTGGCGGCCAATCGGGTTGAAATTGTCCAAGATTTGATTATAGCCCAGGCACAAGTTAACCAAACCAATGATGATGGCAACACAGCCTTAATGATTGCTGCCTATAAAGGACATACAAACATTGTGACTCAGTTAATGGCCGCTGGAGCAGATATTCATCACCCCAATAAACAGGGGGATACTGCCTTAACATTGGCTATTAAAGGGGATCATCCCGAAGTTATTGACCTCCTTCCCCAGACAGAAATAGAACTCACCCATCGACAAGCTTTGGTGTTTGCCATTCGTTGTGGTAGTTTAAGAGTCTTTCAAGCTTTATTAACCCCTAAGACGGACATCAACACCCCCGATGCTGAAGGAGAAACCTTATTATCTTTAGCAGCCTCTGACGGTCAAACAGCCATTATCCAAGCTCTATTAGCAGCAGGAGCAGATGTTAATCAACGGGATGAGGAGGGAGAAACCCCTTTGCACTATGCCACCGTAGAGGGCCATTTAGAGCCTGTAAAGGCATTATTAGCAGCAGGAGCCAGTGTCCATTTAGCTAATCAATTCGGGGATACTCCTCTGATTTTAGCCGTGGTGCAGGGATATAGGGAAATTGTGCAAGAATTATTACAGTATGGAGCCGATCCCAACCGCAAAAACTATGGGGAAACCCCATTGACGTTAGCGATCGCTCACGGAAACTTGGACATCATTGAAGCGTTGTTAAATGGTGGGGCCGATCCTAACACCAGACTACCTAATGGACGTACAGGACTAATGAAGGCCGCCGATGAGGGTAATCTTACTTTACTCCGTTTATTACTTCGGGCTGGGGCTAATATCGCCCTCAAGGATCAAACTGGGGCAACAGCCTTGATGTGGGGATCTCATCGAGGTTATGTCAATGTCGTTAAGGTTTTATTAGATGCAGGGAATGTTAATTTAGATGAAAAAAATAATAGCGGTTATACCGCTTTGTCGTTGGCCGAATATAATAATTATCCTGATGTCATTGAATTGTTAAAAAAGGCAGGAGCTAGTTGA
- a CDS encoding TIGR00266 family protein produces the protein MLFKVRCRPAFATLFVTLNPGEKITVKMGSIISMDGEVTVHTGFCGSWLSAIVRKCFGGTDIFVDYLTNETEEPITVGLSQTTIGDIERIDLSQGPICLQPRVLLAYTKGVKIENHWGGFGSWLVGDGLFKTKCKGKGRVFIGAYGGIIKKTIYQDLMMAQGHLLAYQPTTPLNYRKEKEKVNITVSGVKNRNKRTQGTLIYVQSRTLQGLINYLRSLV, from the coding sequence GTGCTATTTAAAGTTCGTTGTCGTCCCGCTTTTGCTACCTTATTTGTCACCCTCAATCCAGGGGAAAAGATAACTGTTAAAATGGGTTCTATTATCAGTATGGATGGAGAGGTTACTGTCCATACTGGGTTCTGTGGGTCTTGGTTATCCGCAATCGTAAGGAAATGCTTTGGTGGAACTGATATTTTTGTTGATTATTTGACCAATGAGACAGAAGAGCCAATAACAGTCGGATTAAGTCAGACAACCATTGGAGATATTGAACGCATTGATTTATCCCAAGGGCCCATTTGTTTACAACCAAGAGTGTTATTAGCCTATACCAAAGGGGTCAAAATCGAAAATCACTGGGGGGGGTTTGGTAGTTGGTTAGTTGGAGACGGATTATTTAAAACGAAATGTAAAGGCAAGGGTCGGGTATTTATTGGAGCTTACGGCGGAATCATCAAAAAAACCATTTATCAAGATTTGATGATGGCTCAAGGACACCTATTAGCTTATCAGCCCACAACACCATTAAACTATCGTAAAGAAAAAGAGAAAGTTAATATCACTGTGTCAGGAGTAAAAAATAGAAACAAACGTACTCAAGGAACTTTAATTTATGTTCAATCTCGTACCCTTCAGGGATTAATTAATTATCTTCGCTCTCTTGTTTAA
- the ftsZ gene encoding cell division protein FtsZ — MILSDKLALNHSSLNNTESAETSSAVESYQRQNSTAPFSQMNEPPENPGEDSRRNVIVPNNVARIKVIGVGGGGCNAVDRMIESALMGVEFWTMNTDAQALTQSSAPHRLQIGRKLTKGLGAGGNPNIGKEAAVESRDEIAEALEDTDLVFITAGMGGGTGTGAAAIVAEIAKEKGCLTVGVVTRPFTFEGRRRMVQASQGISDLQNNVDTLIVIPNNQLLQVISPETPLKEAFLAADNVLRQGVQGISDIITIPGLVNVDFADVRAVMADAGSALMGIGVGSGKSRANDAASLAISSPLLEHSIQGAKGVVFNITGGSDLSLHEVNTAAETIFEVVDPDANIIFGAVIDERVQGEVIVTVIATGFSAEAENIPNNQSTSTPNRNLSTPNPPKKEQSPPPKPTGLDIPPFLQDRRFPRG, encoded by the coding sequence ATGATTCTTAGTGATAAGCTAGCTCTTAATCATTCCAGCCTAAATAACACCGAATCTGCGGAGACATCCAGTGCTGTCGAAAGTTATCAACGACAAAACAGCACTGCCCCTTTTTCCCAAATGAACGAACCTCCAGAAAATCCTGGGGAAGATAGTAGGAGAAATGTAATTGTGCCAAATAATGTTGCGAGAATCAAAGTCATAGGGGTTGGTGGTGGCGGATGTAATGCGGTTGATCGCATGATCGAAAGTGCCTTAATGGGGGTTGAGTTTTGGACAATGAACACCGATGCTCAAGCCCTGACCCAATCCTCTGCCCCCCATCGCTTACAAATCGGCAGAAAGTTAACCAAGGGTTTAGGGGCTGGTGGCAATCCCAACATTGGCAAAGAGGCTGCTGTGGAGTCCCGTGATGAAATTGCCGAAGCCCTCGAAGATACGGACTTAGTCTTTATCACCGCTGGCATGGGTGGAGGCACAGGAACGGGTGCTGCGGCCATTGTGGCTGAGATTGCCAAAGAAAAGGGCTGTTTAACCGTCGGGGTGGTAACTCGTCCCTTTACCTTTGAAGGGCGACGGCGTATGGTACAAGCCAGCCAGGGTATCAGTGATCTGCAAAATAACGTCGATACCCTGATTGTTATTCCCAATAACCAACTATTACAGGTCATTTCTCCAGAAACTCCTCTAAAAGAGGCTTTTTTAGCTGCGGATAATGTTTTACGGCAAGGTGTGCAGGGAATTTCTGATATTATTACCATTCCTGGCTTAGTTAATGTGGATTTTGCGGATGTTCGTGCTGTTATGGCTGATGCTGGATCAGCATTGATGGGCATTGGTGTCGGTTCTGGCAAATCCCGTGCTAATGATGCAGCTTCGTTGGCTATTTCTTCACCCTTATTAGAACATTCGATTCAAGGGGCAAAAGGAGTGGTCTTCAATATCACTGGTGGTAGTGATCTGAGTTTACATGAGGTCAACACCGCAGCAGAAACAATTTTTGAAGTGGTTGATCCCGATGCCAATATTATTTTTGGTGCTGTGATCGATGAACGGGTTCAAGGAGAGGTGATTGTTACAGTGATCGCTACTGGGTTTAGTGCTGAAGCTGAAAACATCCCCAATAATCAAAGCACCTCAACCCCTAACCGTAATCTATCCACCCCGAATCCCCCGAAAAAAGAACAATCCCCACCTCCCAAACCAACAGGATTAGATATTCCGCCTTTTTTGCAGGATCGGCGTTTTCCTCGCGGATAA
- a CDS encoding rubredoxin: MTERPEEKTLAELAPANHECRLCGYVYEPNKGDSKGNVPPGTPFSELPDGWKCPVCGAKPNQFVSIGATNAPSGFQENLNYGFGVNNLTPNQKNLLIFGGLALGFLFFLSLYGLN, from the coding sequence ATGACTGAACGACCTGAAGAAAAGACCCTAGCTGAACTCGCACCAGCTAACCACGAATGTCGTCTCTGTGGCTATGTTTATGAGCCGAATAAGGGCGATAGTAAAGGAAACGTTCCCCCTGGAACCCCATTTTCTGAACTCCCGGACGGCTGGAAATGTCCTGTTTGTGGAGCTAAACCCAATCAGTTTGTCAGTATTGGCGCAACCAATGCCCCCTCTGGGTTCCAAGAAAACCTAAATTATGGCTTTGGTGTCAATAATCTGACCCCTAATCAAAAAAATCTCCTAATTTTTGGGGGACTTGCTTTAGGATTCTTGTTTTTCCTCAGTTTATACGGGTTAAATTAA
- the pheS gene encoding phenylalanine--tRNA ligase subunit alpha → MATMSNTLETDLQTLQQEAEKEITAVDSLEALEQLRINYLGKKGKLSQILRGMGKLSAEERPRVGSLANEVKESLQSHLDNQRNSLETAKLKAQLAAETLDVTMPGVSRPLGRLHPLNSTVDRVLDIFVGLGYQVATGPHIETDYYNFEALNIPPDHPARDMQDTFFLTENVLMRTHTSPVQIRYMETHEPPIRIVAPGRVYRRDTVDATHSAVFHQVEILAVDKGLTFTDLKGTIKEFLTQMFGEELPVKFRASYFPFTEPSAEVDVQWKGKWLEVMGCGMVDPNVLKAVGYDPEVYTGFAAGLGIERFAMVLHQIDDIRRLYNSDIRFLSQF, encoded by the coding sequence ATGGCCACAATGTCTAATACTCTAGAAACAGATTTACAAACCCTACAACAAGAGGCAGAAAAGGAAATTACTGCCGTCGACAGCTTAGAAGCATTAGAACAACTGAGAATTAATTATTTAGGGAAAAAAGGCAAACTCTCACAAATTTTGCGAGGGATGGGTAAATTAAGCGCAGAAGAACGTCCCCGTGTTGGTTCTTTAGCTAATGAAGTTAAAGAGTCATTACAAAGTCATTTAGATAACCAACGGAACAGCCTAGAAACCGCTAAATTAAAAGCACAATTAGCTGCTGAAACCCTTGATGTGACAATGCCAGGGGTTAGTCGTCCTTTGGGTCGTCTCCATCCCCTTAATAGTACCGTAGACCGAGTATTAGATATCTTCGTGGGGTTAGGGTATCAAGTGGCCACTGGTCCCCACATAGAAACGGATTATTATAACTTTGAGGCGTTGAATATTCCCCCGGATCACCCGGCTAGGGATATGCAGGACACTTTCTTTTTAACCGAGAATGTCTTAATGAGAACCCATACGTCTCCTGTACAAATACGCTACATGGAAACCCATGAACCTCCCATCCGTATTGTAGCCCCCGGTCGGGTTTATCGTCGAGATACAGTAGACGCTACCCATTCGGCGGTTTTCCATCAGGTAGAAATTTTAGCAGTGGATAAAGGTTTAACCTTTACGGATCTTAAAGGAACCATTAAAGAATTTTTAACCCAAATGTTCGGGGAAGAATTACCAGTTAAGTTTCGGGCTAGTTATTTCCCGTTTACAGAACCCTCTGCGGAGGTTGATGTGCAGTGGAAAGGCAAATGGTTAGAGGTGATGGGTTGTGGTATGGTCGACCCCAATGTGTTAAAAGCAGTGGGTTATGATCCTGAAGTTTATACCGGGTTTGCTGCGGGGTTAGGGATCGAACGCTTTGCAATGGTACTACACCAAATTGACGATATTCGTCGTCTTTATAATAGCGATATCCGATTTTTGAGTCAATTTTAA
- the ispE gene encoding 4-(cytidine 5'-diphospho)-2-C-methyl-D-erythritol kinase, translating into MRTYRLIAPAKINLYLEIIGDRPDGYHELVMILQSIELGDQIEIRSNGTQTINLHCNHPLVPRNQTNISYRAAQLMVDQFPERFANYGGVDITIDKQIPVAAGLAGGSTDGAAVLLGLNLLWELGLTIPQLQSLGEKLGSDVPFCVRGGTAIATGRGEKLDPIQDLDSLWVVLAKYNNLSVSTPWAYKTYKQQFGHTYINDLTGIQSRSSQLHSGSFVQAISDKDGKKIGQLLQNDLEKVVLPEYPQVAQLKEILQQAGGLGTMMSGSGPTIFTLCQSQSEAETIKKTARQAIQDPNLEFWVTQLSSNGIQVI; encoded by the coding sequence ATGCGAACCTATCGATTAATTGCCCCTGCTAAAATTAATTTATATCTAGAAATTATTGGCGATCGCCCCGATGGTTATCATGAATTAGTAATGATTTTACAGAGTATTGAATTGGGGGATCAGATCGAAATTCGCTCCAACGGAACCCAAACGATTAATCTACATTGTAATCATCCTTTAGTTCCTCGTAATCAGACAAATATTTCTTATCGCGCTGCTCAATTAATGGTGGATCAATTTCCCGAACGGTTTGCTAATTATGGGGGAGTTGATATTACTATTGATAAGCAAATTCCTGTGGCCGCAGGATTAGCCGGAGGCTCAACAGATGGGGCTGCGGTGTTATTAGGTTTAAATTTATTATGGGAATTAGGCTTAACCATACCCCAGTTACAAAGCTTAGGAGAAAAATTAGGATCGGATGTGCCATTTTGTGTCAGGGGAGGAACAGCGATCGCTACAGGGAGAGGGGAAAAATTAGATCCAATTCAAGATTTAGATAGCTTATGGGTTGTCCTCGCTAAATATAATAATCTTTCGGTTTCTACGCCCTGGGCTTACAAAACCTATAAGCAACAATTTGGCCATACCTACATTAATGATCTTACAGGAATTCAGTCTCGAAGTTCTCAACTTCATTCTGGATCTTTTGTGCAAGCTATTAGTGATAAAGATGGAAAAAAAATAGGACAATTATTACAAAATGATTTAGAAAAAGTTGTCTTACCTGAATATCCTCAAGTTGCCCAATTAAAAGAGATTTTACAACAAGCAGGAGGGTTGGGAACCATGATGTCAGGATCAGGTCCAACTATATTTACCTTGTGTCAGTCTCAAAGCGAAGCAGAAACCATCAAAAAAACAGCCAGACAAGCTATTCAAGACCCTAATTTAGAATTTTGGGTAACTCAATTATCTAGTAATGGCATTCAAGTTATTTAA
- a CDS encoding flavodoxin produces the protein MAKIGIFYGSTSGITEEIAMTLRQKLGEEQCDIYSMEEDFDEYDQLLDYDYLLLGCSTWGAGDVQNDWRDPLFEMELEKPDFTGKTIALFGAGDQVDHGNEFVSALGKMYNHFQKLGATLVGEFPNEGYTFQYSSALLNDKFVGLPIDEVNQSDQTETRINQWVESIRPIFLNN, from the coding sequence ATGGCTAAAATTGGCATTTTTTACGGAAGTACATCGGGAATCACCGAAGAAATTGCCATGACCCTACGGCAAAAATTAGGAGAAGAGCAATGCGATATCTATAGCATGGAAGAGGATTTTGACGAATACGATCAACTCCTCGATTATGATTATTTATTATTAGGGTGTTCTACTTGGGGAGCCGGAGACGTGCAGAATGATTGGCGTGATCCCCTCTTTGAGATGGAATTGGAGAAGCCTGATTTTACTGGTAAAACCATTGCTTTATTTGGTGCTGGCGATCAAGTTGATCACGGAAATGAATTTGTCAGCGCACTGGGTAAAATGTATAACCACTTCCAAAAATTAGGAGCTACCCTAGTGGGAGAATTTCCTAATGAGGGCTACACCTTTCAATATTCTTCGGCTTTATTGAATGATAAGTTTGTAGGACTTCCTATCGATGAAGTCAACCAAAGCGATCAAACAGAAACCCGAATTAACCAGTGGGTTGAATCTATCCGTCCTATTTTTTTGAATAACTAA
- the hppD gene encoding 4-hydroxyphenylpyruvate dioxygenase, whose product MLTTEEHKQIMKIGLDHVHWYVKNADYWKKWFINVMGFHAIAGGHNDHTYTEIVKTGSKDYPIIFVISSPLSPQSPVAKFLEIHPPGVADIAFRVNNLKACLEKIKNLGTVIQEPMKEKKYTNGYLQWSKIISQTGLIHSLFERRGDTSILPENWIEKKPSNKINKNYFLALDHLVLNVPQGELNSTIDWYNKILGFQKKQFFKIETPQSGLYSQVMFHPVSNIQLPINEPISKNSQIQEFLDINNGSGIQHIALRTNKITEVIKQLRKNGLKFLKVPDTYYEQLTETDLNLKFDSQEWKQIVQENILLDQEENKNQKQGKQNHPLLLQIFTEPIFEQPTFFFEIIERREQAQGFGEGNFKALFEAIEREQMKRGTLINNSGKNLK is encoded by the coding sequence ATGTTGACGACAGAGGAACATAAACAAATAATGAAAATTGGTCTTGATCACGTTCATTGGTATGTAAAAAATGCCGATTACTGGAAGAAATGGTTTATTAATGTGATGGGATTTCACGCCATTGCAGGAGGGCATAATGATCATACTTATACTGAAATTGTGAAAACTGGAAGTAAGGATTATCCGATTATTTTTGTTATTTCCTCTCCCTTATCTCCCCAAAGTCCCGTGGCTAAATTTCTAGAAATTCATCCTCCTGGGGTAGCTGATATTGCTTTTAGGGTTAATAATTTAAAGGCTTGTCTAGAAAAAATAAAGAATCTTGGCACTGTAATACAAGAACCTATGAAAGAAAAAAAATACACCAACGGTTATTTACAATGGAGTAAAATCATTAGTCAAACAGGATTGATTCATAGTCTATTTGAACGTAGGGGAGACACCTCTATTTTACCTGAAAATTGGATCGAGAAAAAACCTAGTAATAAGATCAATAAAAACTATTTTTTAGCCTTAGATCATCTGGTTTTAAATGTGCCTCAAGGGGAGCTTAACTCAACAATTGATTGGTACAATAAAATATTGGGTTTTCAAAAAAAACAGTTTTTTAAAATAGAAACCCCACAATCAGGATTATATTCTCAAGTTATGTTTCATCCTGTTAGTAATATACAATTACCGATTAATGAACCGATCTCTAAAAATTCTCAAATTCAAGAATTCTTAGACATTAATAACGGCTCAGGTATCCAACATATTGCATTGAGAACTAATAAAATTACTGAAGTTATTAAACAATTACGAAAAAATGGCTTAAAATTTTTAAAAGTTCCTGATACTTATTATGAGCAATTGACAGAAACTGATTTAAACTTAAAATTTGACTCTCAAGAATGGAAACAAATTGTTCAAGAAAATATTTTATTAGATCAAGAAGAAAACAAAAACCAAAAACAAGGCAAGCAAAATCATCCGTTACTATTACAAATATTTACTGAGCCAATTTTTGAACAACCCACTTTCTTTTTTGAAATTATTGAAAGACGAGAGCAAGCACAAGGCTTTGGAGAAGGTAATTTTAAAGCATTATTTGAAGCGATTGAAAGAGAACAAATGAAACGAGGAACCTTAATTAATAATTCTGGAAAAAATCTAAAATAA
- a CDS encoding iron-containing alcohol dehydrogenase family protein, producing the protein MSSKTTKITPVTTSMNSLWVSPTQVIQGEGIISQTGKVIARLGQRPLVVGGNHSLKLISSHLKPIFQKFGLTAVFDSYAPDCSETSLKNLSQTSQDHQADLIIGVGGGKALDTAKLLAHQQQLPIVTIPTSGATCAAWTALSNIYSNQGAFQYDVPLSRCPDLLILDYNLIKTAPKRTLVAGIGDAIAKWYEASVSSGNSTATLTIAAVQQARVLRDILLQKSATALDNIGGEDWQEVVNATVLLAGVIGGLGGANCRTVAAHAVHNGLTHISAAHDALHGEKVAYGILVQLRLEEIIQGNQLAVASRQQLLKFYEEIGLPKSLEELGLSQVTLAELRHAAVVTCHPNSDIHRLPFKVSPEQLLSAMVSTLAEN; encoded by the coding sequence ATGTCATCAAAAACCACTAAAATTACTCCAGTTACTACCTCGATGAATTCCTTATGGGTTTCCCCCACTCAAGTCATTCAGGGCGAGGGAATCATCAGTCAAACAGGAAAAGTAATCGCTCGTCTGGGTCAACGTCCCTTAGTGGTGGGCGGAAATCACAGTCTTAAGCTTATTTCATCCCATTTAAAACCAATTTTTCAAAAATTTGGCTTAACAGCAGTATTTGATAGCTACGCTCCTGACTGTTCGGAAACCTCTTTGAAAAACCTTAGCCAAACAAGCCAAGATCATCAAGCTGACTTAATTATTGGCGTTGGTGGAGGCAAAGCTCTAGATACGGCCAAATTACTAGCCCATCAGCAACAATTACCCATTGTTACCATTCCCACCTCTGGAGCAACTTGTGCAGCCTGGACAGCCCTTTCTAACATCTATTCTAACCAAGGGGCGTTTCAATACGACGTACCCTTGTCCCGTTGTCCTGATTTACTGATATTAGACTACAATCTGATTAAAACAGCCCCTAAACGGACTTTGGTAGCTGGCATTGGAGATGCGATCGCAAAATGGTACGAAGCGTCTGTCAGTAGTGGTAACTCCACCGCAACCCTAACTATTGCTGCGGTACAACAAGCGAGGGTATTACGGGACATTCTCTTACAAAAATCTGCGACGGCTTTAGATAACATAGGAGGAGAAGACTGGCAAGAAGTGGTCAACGCTACCGTATTATTAGCAGGGGTTATTGGAGGGTTAGGCGGGGCAAATTGTCGCACAGTGGCTGCCCATGCTGTCCATAATGGCTTAACTCATATCTCGGCAGCCCATGATGCCTTACACGGGGAAAAAGTCGCCTATGGAATTTTAGTACAATTACGTCTAGAAGAAATCATACAGGGCAATCAATTAGCGGTTGCTTCTCGACAACAACTTTTAAAATTTTACGAAGAAATTGGCTTACCAAAAAGTTTAGAAGAGTTAGGTTTATCTCAAGTGACGTTAGCAGAATTACGTCATGCAGCAGTGGTAACTTGTCATCCTAATTCAGATATCCATCGTTTACCTTTTAAGGTATCACCGGAACAATTATTGTCTGCGATGGTATCAACCCTTGCTGAAAATTGA